One genomic region from Halobacteriovorax vibrionivorans encodes:
- the recO gene encoding DNA repair protein RecO yields MVELEGILVNKIPYQDKHLIGNLLLRNGNKISVMFYGGQGGGKRKVSSVLQVGYLFKVSFGRIKDSFEIMTSKEHVEKWYHKNISHNPMAFYLLCFYCELTQSFAPQITQKDDLDLQERTHEGTFRLLSNAIFRLDAEVIKPTYDPNFELFIFLVKAMVELGIFPRTETCAISGVEISDDDYVSLSIEQGGFVHYDHLSPEEQRLISTDEGRELRSEMLRVASSKYLDCPKKLNISKSILNKLVNYICYHQHTTREHYKSLSLLL; encoded by the coding sequence ATGGTTGAATTAGAAGGTATTCTTGTAAATAAAATTCCATATCAAGACAAACACTTGATAGGGAATCTCTTACTTCGAAATGGAAATAAAATTTCTGTGATGTTCTATGGCGGACAAGGTGGAGGAAAGAGGAAGGTATCTTCTGTTTTACAGGTGGGTTACCTATTTAAGGTGAGCTTTGGACGTATCAAAGATAGTTTTGAAATCATGACTTCTAAAGAGCATGTGGAAAAGTGGTATCATAAGAATATTTCTCATAATCCAATGGCCTTTTATCTTCTGTGTTTCTATTGTGAATTGACACAATCATTTGCTCCTCAAATCACGCAAAAAGATGACTTAGACCTACAAGAGCGCACACATGAAGGAACCTTTAGACTTCTTTCAAATGCGATCTTTCGTCTTGATGCTGAAGTTATAAAGCCAACATATGATCCTAATTTCGAGTTATTTATATTCTTAGTTAAAGCAATGGTTGAACTTGGAATTTTTCCTCGTACTGAGACTTGTGCTATTTCTGGAGTCGAGATTAGTGATGACGATTATGTCTCTTTATCTATTGAACAAGGTGGCTTTGTTCACTATGACCACTTAAGTCCAGAAGAGCAAAGACTTATCAGTACAGATGAAGGTCGAGAGTTAAGATCTGAGATGCTTAGAGTTGCTTCAAGTAAGTATCTTGATTGTCCAAAAAAGTTAAATATTTCTAAGAGTATTTTAAATAAATTAGTTAATTATATTTGCTATCACCAGCACACAACAAGAGAACATTATAAGTCTCTTTCTCTTCTTTTATAA
- a CDS encoding DEAD/DEAH box helicase → MSFKATLSQIVNREHSFTLLMAPMGWGKTRLIWEFVEDFDRIIIVSPLRSILEDLKDRDCVVNNISDKGVFLTTVESFSKNDLDFALRSNSLFVLDEFHLFYEWGETFRPRLLEFLYKISSSSTKVIGLSATITDELYRIIERDVENNFKHFCLLNIGNFQKKNMYKKKDVVIRPLLLLKLLWRQLFFSQGRTILFCSTRKEVFMWNRFFSRLGLSCDYCVGGEVKDFIARECEAPAQIVIATSALSHGVNLRGIENIYISYCPNESTNFQMIGRGGRFGEEFQYVGTKEVGNSWIARIHYKICDYLFIMTKDVLLWLN, encoded by the coding sequence ATGAGTTTTAAAGCAACTTTGTCACAGATCGTCAATAGAGAGCACTCATTCACGCTACTTATGGCACCAATGGGGTGGGGGAAAACAAGGCTTATTTGGGAGTTTGTTGAGGACTTTGATCGAATTATTATTGTCTCTCCCTTACGTTCAATCCTGGAAGATTTAAAAGATAGAGATTGTGTTGTGAATAATATTTCTGATAAAGGGGTCTTTCTTACAACTGTGGAGTCCTTTTCTAAGAATGATCTAGACTTTGCTTTGAGGTCAAACTCGCTCTTTGTCTTGGATGAATTTCATCTCTTCTATGAATGGGGGGAGACATTTCGTCCAAGGCTTCTTGAGTTCTTATATAAAATATCTTCATCAAGTACCAAGGTGATCGGCTTAAGTGCGACAATAACAGATGAGCTTTATCGTATCATTGAAAGGGATGTTGAAAATAATTTTAAGCACTTTTGTCTTTTAAATATTGGTAACTTTCAAAAGAAGAATATGTATAAGAAGAAGGATGTCGTAATAAGGCCCCTGCTCTTGTTAAAGCTTCTCTGGCGACAACTTTTCTTCTCTCAGGGAAGAACGATATTATTTTGCTCAACAAGAAAAGAGGTTTTTATGTGGAATCGTTTCTTTTCTCGTTTAGGTCTATCTTGTGACTATTGTGTCGGTGGTGAAGTTAAAGACTTTATAGCCAGAGAGTGTGAGGCCCCCGCTCAAATCGTAATAGCAACAAGTGCCTTAAGTCATGGAGTAAACCTTAGAGGAATTGAAAATATTTATATAAGCTATTGTCCAAATGAGTCGACAAATTTCCAAATGATAGGAAGAGGCGGACGTTTTGGTGAAGAATTCCAATACGTTGGAACAAAAGAAGTCGGAAACTCTTGGATTGCAAGAATTCACTACAAGATATGTGATTATCTCTTTATAATGACCAAGGACGTATTACTATGGTTGAATTAG
- a CDS encoding RsmE family RNA methyltransferase, with protein sequence MNSIILRKDQIQGKKAVLTFEQSEHLRNVIKVEIGDELKGTILEEGLTTLKVFTLGEQIEVIVGEILAGKHYPITLSIAASRPPTMKKLFEHCSAMGASRFKIHKAILSDKSYLTSKIYERFEELSLLGLSQSAVFYKSPELHKTYQYEQSLAQDEQRIILSPYAQTKLKDVKIDIERPLTIAIGPERGWTNQEIKEFVDRGFQEVNIGPSIMRVENAAISIMGYLNQLME encoded by the coding sequence ATGAATTCAATCATACTTAGAAAAGATCAAATTCAAGGTAAAAAAGCTGTTCTCACTTTTGAACAAAGTGAACATTTACGTAATGTGATCAAGGTTGAAATTGGCGACGAACTGAAAGGAACAATCCTTGAAGAAGGCCTAACAACTTTAAAGGTCTTTACCCTAGGAGAACAAATTGAAGTTATTGTAGGTGAAATCTTAGCAGGTAAACACTATCCAATAACTCTTTCAATAGCGGCAAGTCGACCTCCAACAATGAAGAAGTTATTTGAGCATTGTAGTGCAATGGGAGCTAGCCGATTTAAAATACATAAGGCAATTCTAAGTGATAAGAGCTACTTAACGTCTAAAATATATGAACGTTTTGAGGAGCTGTCCCTTCTTGGCCTTAGTCAATCAGCAGTTTTTTATAAGTCACCTGAACTACATAAGACCTATCAATATGAACAAAGTCTTGCTCAAGATGAACAAAGAATTATTCTTTCACCATATGCACAAACAAAGCTAAAAGATGTTAAGATAGATATAGAGCGACCATTAACAATTGCCATCGGCCCCGAGCGCGGTTGGACAAACCAAGAGATTAAGGAATTTGTCGATCGTGGTTTCCAAGAAGTAAATATTGGGCCATCAATCATGCGAGTTGAAAATGCGGCAATTTCGATAATGGGATATTTAAATCAATTAATGGAATAG
- a CDS encoding NifU family protein produces MIRKIEKLFDEQVRPALAAHGGDIELVDYDNDKLYVKMTGGCQGCSASQATLTDGVARLVKQHFPDIVDIVDVTDHSKGDNPFM; encoded by the coding sequence ATGATTAGAAAAATTGAAAAGCTATTTGATGAACAAGTGAGACCAGCTCTTGCCGCTCATGGCGGAGATATCGAGCTAGTTGATTACGACAATGATAAACTCTACGTCAAAATGACTGGTGGTTGCCAAGGATGCTCTGCTTCTCAAGCAACTCTTACAGATGGTGTTGCAAGATTAGTTAAGCAGCACTTTCCAGATATCGTTGATATTGTGGATGTCACTGATCACTCAAAGGGCGATAACCCATTTATGTAA
- a CDS encoding nitrilase-related carbon-nitrogen hydrolase, producing MNELVVANIQVSSTLDYKSNLKKIKTYLTQAKEEGAQVAFLPECFYSISNGRAPSPYLVEWDNEHFDNIKQLAIDSGLFLIGGSVAFKTDKGILNKAINFDPQGNVISSYDKCHLFSCDITTVDEQGNTKHKKINEGDIYIAGNDPLIIDVLGWKIGIAICFDLRYPSFLQYYYDKKVDLITFASAFTVPTGMAHWHTLLRARAIEGQCYVVASAQTGENNPGIHTFGHSLVINPWGEVLSDLKELEGVSIKRLKKSKISETRSRVIL from the coding sequence ATGAATGAATTGGTCGTTGCCAATATTCAAGTATCTTCAACTCTTGATTACAAATCAAATCTAAAAAAAATTAAAACATACTTAACTCAAGCAAAAGAAGAGGGGGCCCAAGTGGCCTTCTTGCCTGAGTGTTTTTACTCGATCTCCAATGGTCGAGCGCCAAGCCCTTATCTTGTGGAGTGGGACAATGAACACTTTGATAACATCAAGCAATTGGCCATTGATTCTGGGCTCTTCCTTATTGGGGGCTCTGTTGCTTTTAAAACTGATAAAGGTATTCTTAATAAGGCCATTAACTTTGATCCTCAAGGTAATGTTATTAGTAGCTATGACAAGTGCCATTTATTTTCTTGTGACATCACAACAGTAGATGAACAAGGAAATACAAAGCATAAGAAAATAAATGAAGGGGATATTTATATTGCAGGCAATGATCCTCTCATTATTGATGTCCTTGGTTGGAAAATTGGAATTGCAATCTGCTTTGATCTACGCTACCCAAGCTTTCTTCAATATTATTATGATAAGAAAGTCGATCTAATTACCTTTGCTTCAGCTTTTACAGTTCCCACTGGAATGGCCCATTGGCATACGCTTTTAAGGGCCCGCGCTATCGAAGGGCAATGCTATGTCGTTGCAAGTGCACAAACAGGAGAGAATAACCCTGGTATCCATACTTTTGGCCATTCTTTGGTTATTAATCCTTGGGGAGAAGTGCTTTCTGATCTCAAAGAACTTGAAGGAGTGTCTATTAAAAGACTCAAAAAAAGTAAGATATCAGAAACTCGTTCGAGAGTAATTCTATAG
- a CDS encoding UDP-glucose dehydrogenase family protein, with protein sequence MKITVIGTGYVGLVSGTCFAEIGHTVTCVDIDESKVAMMRRGESPIFEPGLNDLLERNIKAERLTFSTGLESVKDSKSIFLAVGTPSGDDGSANLSYLFQAAEDVAKNISDDAIIVIKSTVPIGTCEKVKEIVAKNTNKKFHIVNNPEFLKEGSAIEDFMRPDRVVIGHNDPEAANAMEELYEPLVKQGNPIYMMSNLSAEMTKYAANCFLATKISFINDIARLCDTLGADINEVRQGISSDRRIGSHFLYPGPGYGGSCFPKDVKALIYTAKEHGHTLRVVESTEDVNDEQKLYMATKIKKHYGSNLSGKTFAFWGVAFKANTDDVRESPAIYMAQDLIDAGAKVRFFDPEGGPNFMKAVGEKYHKSIEEVSNKYDCLSGCDAMVTVTEWREFSTPDFSEISARLNEKVIFDARNLFKTQKVLDEGFTYYAIGKKI encoded by the coding sequence TTGAAAATTACAGTTATTGGAACAGGCTACGTTGGACTCGTTAGTGGAACATGTTTTGCTGAAATTGGTCACACTGTAACTTGCGTTGATATTGATGAAAGTAAGGTTGCCATGATGAGACGTGGTGAATCACCTATTTTTGAACCAGGTCTAAATGATCTCTTAGAAAGAAATATTAAGGCAGAAAGATTAACGTTTTCAACAGGACTTGAGTCAGTAAAAGATTCAAAGTCTATTTTCTTAGCTGTGGGAACTCCTTCTGGAGATGATGGCAGTGCAAACCTTTCATATTTATTTCAAGCAGCTGAAGATGTTGCAAAAAATATTAGTGATGATGCAATCATTGTTATTAAATCAACTGTTCCAATTGGAACTTGTGAAAAAGTTAAAGAGATTGTTGCTAAAAATACAAACAAGAAATTTCACATTGTTAACAATCCTGAATTCTTAAAAGAGGGCTCAGCTATTGAAGACTTTATGAGACCTGATCGTGTTGTTATCGGTCATAATGATCCTGAAGCTGCAAATGCTATGGAAGAACTTTATGAGCCTTTAGTTAAGCAGGGGAACCCTATCTATATGATGTCAAATCTTTCGGCAGAGATGACAAAGTATGCGGCCAACTGTTTCTTAGCAACTAAGATTTCTTTTATAAATGATATTGCAAGACTTTGTGACACTCTTGGAGCGGATATCAATGAAGTTCGCCAAGGTATCTCAAGTGATAGAAGAATTGGTTCTCACTTTCTTTATCCAGGACCTGGTTATGGAGGATCATGTTTTCCAAAAGATGTTAAAGCTTTAATTTATACAGCAAAAGAACATGGCCATACACTTAGAGTTGTTGAGTCAACTGAAGATGTTAATGATGAGCAAAAGCTATACATGGCAACAAAGATAAAAAAACATTACGGTAGTAACTTAAGTGGAAAGACTTTCGCTTTTTGGGGAGTTGCATTTAAAGCAAATACCGATGATGTAAGAGAGTCGCCAGCGATTTATATGGCACAAGATCTAATCGATGCTGGTGCAAAAGTTCGCTTCTTTGATCCTGAAGGTGGACCAAATTTTATGAAGGCCGTTGGTGAAAAGTATCATAAATCAATTGAAGAAGTGTCTAATAAGTATGACTGTCTAAGTGGTTGTGATGCAATGGTTACAGTGACAGAGTGGAGAGAATTCTCAACTCCTGACTTTTCAGAAATCTCGGCCCGCTTAAATGAAAAAGTGATCTTTGATGCTAGAAACCTTTTTAAAACGCAGAAAGTTTTAGATGAAGGTTTCACTTACTATGCAATAGGAAAGAAAATATAA
- a CDS encoding lysylphosphatidylglycerol synthase transmembrane domain-containing protein, which yields MLKASYKTILKIIFAVAILYWLAKSDKLDLSLIGQVLKNGPWALIAFSLLILGSFLAAFRWSMLLKTKSEKIHINKIYPINLIGQFFSTFLPGVVTGDFLKLLYVRDCDPLLRKSFLLSTALIDRIIGLIGLIIVAGLSSIYFYGDLVNLSPKVKPLISFNIMLLLGASVFLIILFMPKAIKKHVIELLKILPVIGNKLSDITETFWRIGENRRVIIKTITLSILIHMIAITAFWSLSHSFLNTNIGIKQLFSIVPIGLISIAVPVSPAGAGVGHLVFEELFKAFGQEKGASFFNLYFLVNITVNLLGVIPYVLWKKKHTFKEVEALEEA from the coding sequence ATGCTCAAGGCGTCATATAAGACAATTCTAAAAATCATTTTTGCTGTGGCCATTCTCTACTGGCTGGCCAAATCCGATAAGCTCGATCTTAGCTTAATTGGGCAGGTCCTTAAAAATGGGCCATGGGCCCTGATCGCATTCTCTCTTTTAATTCTAGGTTCATTCTTGGCCGCTTTTCGCTGGTCAATGCTACTGAAGACAAAGAGTGAAAAGATTCATATTAATAAGATCTATCCAATTAATTTAATTGGGCAATTTTTTTCAACTTTTCTCCCGGGTGTTGTTACAGGGGACTTTCTTAAGCTTCTCTATGTAAGAGACTGTGATCCACTTTTAAGGAAATCATTTCTTTTAAGCACTGCTTTAATCGATCGAATCATTGGACTTATTGGACTCATCATTGTTGCAGGACTATCTTCAATTTACTTTTATGGAGATCTCGTTAACCTTTCACCTAAAGTGAAACCTCTTATCTCATTTAATATTATGCTTCTTCTTGGAGCGAGTGTTTTTCTCATTATCTTATTTATGCCTAAGGCAATTAAGAAACATGTCATTGAATTACTTAAAATCTTACCTGTCATTGGAAATAAGCTTTCAGATATTACTGAAACATTCTGGCGTATTGGTGAAAATCGACGCGTAATTATTAAGACCATAACTCTTTCCATTCTTATTCATATGATTGCGATCACAGCATTTTGGAGTCTCAGTCACTCTTTTCTAAATACGAATATCGGAATTAAACAACTTTTCAGTATTGTACCAATCGGACTTATTTCGATTGCAGTACCTGTATCACCTGCAGGTGCAGGAGTTGGACACTTAGTCTTTGAAGAATTATTCAAGGCATTTGGACAAGAAAAAGGCGCCTCTTTTTTCAACCTATATTTCTTGGTCAATATCACAGTTAATCTTCTTGGTGTAATTCCCTATGTTCTTTGGAAAAAGAAGCATACTTTCAAAGAAGTTGAAGCACTAGAAGAAGCTTAA
- the lepA gene encoding translation elongation factor 4: protein MIDSKFIRNFSIIAHIDHGKSTLADRLIEKTGSITDREKSDRILDNMELEKERGITIKAQTVRLNYVARDGQTYYLNIIDTPGHVDFSYEVSRSLASCDGALLVVDASQGVEAQTLANVYMAIENDLEIMPVLNKIDLPHADADRVKQEIEDVVGIEALEADEVSAKSGLGVEDLLESIVAKIPSPKGNPDAPLQGLIFDSWFDPYQGVIFLLRVVEGKLSKKDKIYLKNSDQEYEVLKLAVNTPFFTEVKELGAGEVGMVICGIKNIRDVKVGDTVVNAKAKDTPSLGGYEEVKPMVFCGIFPVDSTDYEILKDALEKLALNDSSFTYEPETSQALGFGFRCGFLGLLHMNIIQERLEREFSLNLISTAPSVSYKVKMLDGEIVDVENPSTMPEPGTFEEITEPMVSIAIHVPNEFVGKIIRLCEEKRGIQTDMKYITEERVQVTYDLPLSEMVYDFYDKLKSYTKGYASMDYEFKDYAASKLVKVDVLLNGEKVDALSIICHQDNAYYKGRDLVGRLRKIIDRQQFDIAIQAAIGAKIVARETVKALRKNVLAKCYGGDVSRKRKLLEKQKEGKKRMKMVGSVEVPQEAFLAVLSTDEDAGGKK from the coding sequence ATGATCGATAGTAAATTTATTAGAAACTTTTCTATTATTGCCCATATTGACCACGGGAAGTCGACCCTTGCGGATCGTTTAATTGAAAAGACAGGTTCCATTACTGACAGAGAAAAGTCAGATCGAATTCTTGATAATATGGAGCTTGAAAAAGAGCGTGGTATTACAATTAAGGCCCAAACGGTTCGTCTTAATTATGTAGCTCGCGATGGTCAAACTTACTATCTGAATATCATCGATACTCCAGGTCACGTTGACTTCTCTTATGAAGTATCGCGCTCACTTGCATCATGTGATGGTGCACTTCTTGTCGTGGATGCATCTCAAGGTGTAGAAGCACAAACACTTGCAAATGTTTATATGGCCATTGAAAATGATCTCGAGATCATGCCTGTTCTTAATAAGATCGATCTTCCTCACGCAGATGCTGACCGTGTAAAGCAGGAGATTGAAGACGTTGTTGGGATCGAAGCTTTAGAAGCAGATGAAGTATCTGCTAAGTCAGGTCTTGGTGTAGAGGACTTACTAGAGTCAATTGTTGCAAAAATCCCTTCTCCAAAAGGGAATCCAGATGCACCACTTCAGGGACTGATCTTTGATTCATGGTTTGATCCATATCAAGGAGTTATCTTCTTGCTAAGAGTTGTTGAAGGAAAACTTTCAAAGAAAGATAAAATTTATCTGAAAAATTCAGATCAAGAATATGAAGTCTTAAAGCTTGCTGTTAACACACCATTTTTCACTGAGGTAAAAGAGCTGGGTGCTGGTGAAGTAGGTATGGTTATCTGTGGTATTAAGAACATCCGTGACGTAAAGGTTGGAGATACTGTTGTTAATGCCAAAGCGAAAGATACGCCAAGTTTAGGTGGATACGAAGAAGTAAAACCAATGGTTTTCTGTGGTATTTTCCCTGTTGATTCAACTGATTATGAAATTTTAAAAGATGCACTTGAGAAGCTTGCCCTTAATGATTCATCTTTCACATATGAGCCTGAAACTTCTCAGGCCCTAGGTTTTGGTTTCCGTTGTGGATTCCTTGGCCTTCTTCACATGAATATTATTCAAGAAAGATTAGAGCGTGAGTTTAGTTTAAATCTAATTTCAACTGCACCTTCTGTGTCTTATAAAGTAAAAATGCTTGATGGTGAAATTGTTGACGTTGAAAACCCATCAACAATGCCTGAGCCAGGAACTTTTGAAGAAATTACTGAGCCAATGGTTTCAATCGCTATTCACGTACCAAATGAGTTTGTTGGAAAAATTATTCGTCTATGTGAAGAGAAGCGTGGAATTCAAACTGATATGAAATATATCACTGAAGAGAGAGTTCAAGTTACTTATGATCTTCCTTTAAGTGAGATGGTTTACGACTTCTACGATAAACTAAAAAGTTATACTAAAGGTTATGCTTCAATGGATTACGAGTTTAAGGACTATGCTGCCTCTAAGCTTGTAAAAGTTGATGTTCTTCTAAATGGTGAGAAAGTCGATGCACTATCAATCATTTGTCACCAAGATAATGCTTACTACAAAGGACGTGATCTAGTTGGGCGTCTAAGAAAAATCATTGATCGTCAGCAGTTTGATATTGCCATACAGGCAGCTATTGGTGCTAAAATTGTTGCTCGTGAAACGGTTAAAGCTCTTCGTAAGAACGTTCTTGCAAAATGTTATGGTGGTGACGTTTCAAGAAAGAGAAAACTTTTAGAGAAACAGAAAGAAGGGAAAAAGAGAATGAAGATGGTAGGTTCTGTTGAAGTACCTCAAGAAGCATTCCTTGCTGTTCTTTCAACTGATGAAGATGCTGGTGGGAAAAAATAA
- a CDS encoding HAMP domain-containing protein — MNLSLRNRVATSFSLAAAVVILLAFIVFYHLNNLNKEIESITDRSNKVTLITDEVRISAVQILKNQRRILTKKPTPEMVERILNLCESFTSQLQRLDAHYDEPEVKKIIGQMLSYTDSLKVILSKASLFHRNNIGMTSIGELADKILDAFSEFQDIQYYQNVEREEKIKSIINETKRKMMITLIIAFLWTIILGLVIPGKIALPFKKIKDAIRELQDCNFDVSIYYSQDDEIGEIAQEMNKMIHSFKKFEELRADKIVVENRKFDVLANMVKRPVLLANAKGELMYMNNQIYQLLQVQSEDTIGKVMTDSIIPQCIIETYELAIKRRSKIENQEIKIAKRDETKKSDKEVGDKISVKVDIEGDEADAAEQSEEVEEVIEYVYEGYASVIPIRGRESSLDYYLMVMTKEVQAS, encoded by the coding sequence TTGAATTTATCATTAAGAAACCGAGTCGCAACAAGTTTCTCATTGGCCGCAGCAGTGGTCATACTTCTTGCGTTTATCGTGTTCTATCATTTAAATAATTTGAATAAAGAGATTGAATCAATTACTGATCGCTCTAATAAAGTAACACTTATTACTGATGAGGTTAGAATTTCTGCGGTTCAAATATTAAAAAATCAACGAAGAATTCTAACGAAGAAGCCGACACCAGAGATGGTGGAAAGAATTTTAAACCTTTGTGAATCATTTACTTCGCAACTGCAAAGACTTGATGCTCACTACGATGAGCCAGAGGTGAAGAAGATCATTGGTCAGATGTTATCTTATACTGACTCATTGAAGGTTATCTTAAGTAAAGCTTCATTATTTCATCGAAATAATATTGGTATGACCTCTATTGGGGAGCTGGCCGATAAAATTCTAGATGCATTTTCTGAGTTTCAAGATATTCAATATTATCAAAATGTAGAAAGAGAAGAGAAGATCAAAAGTATCATCAACGAGACAAAGCGTAAGATGATGATTACTTTAATTATTGCTTTTCTTTGGACAATTATTTTAGGTCTGGTCATCCCAGGAAAGATCGCCTTACCGTTTAAGAAAATTAAGGATGCAATTCGAGAGCTACAGGATTGTAACTTTGATGTTTCCATTTATTATTCTCAAGACGATGAAATTGGTGAGATTGCTCAAGAGATGAATAAAATGATTCACTCATTCAAAAAGTTTGAAGAATTAAGAGCAGATAAGATTGTCGTTGAAAATAGAAAGTTTGATGTTTTGGCCAATATGGTTAAAAGGCCAGTTCTCTTAGCAAATGCAAAAGGGGAGCTGATGTATATGAATAATCAGATTTATCAACTCCTACAAGTTCAGTCTGAGGATACGATTGGTAAGGTTATGACTGATTCGATTATTCCACAGTGCATTATTGAAACTTATGAACTTGCCATTAAGCGTCGATCGAAGATTGAAAACCAAGAGATTAAGATTGCTAAACGTGATGAAACTAAAAAATCAGATAAAGAAGTTGGTGATAAGATTTCAGTAAAGGTTGATATCGAAGGTGATGAAGCAGATGCTGCTGAGCAAAGTGAAGAAGTCGAAGAAGTTATTGAATACGTTTACGAAGGTTATGCTTCTGTAATACCTATTCGTGGACGCGAGTCGTCACTAGATTATTACCTTATGGTTATGACTAAAGAGGTTCAGGCATCATAA
- a CDS encoding potassium channel family protein, whose protein sequence is MLVAVIGLGTFGAKTAVGLFEKGAEVIAIDKNDELVDKIKDRTTHAVSLDVTDERSLRSVNISDVDTAVVAIGDNIQMSIMAVTMLRKLGVGRVIARATSKLHEHVLHEIGASEIIKVEEEMGEIVASKIIAPHVLQRYNFAAGYSIVELKLGKKFEGKTLVESKIRQNYSLNIVALQKKVPYITEDGKSAYRMEINDCPMPMDIIESDDIVVLVGSEKNFNKLFADLEDA, encoded by the coding sequence ATGCTAGTAGCTGTAATTGGGCTAGGAACATTCGGAGCAAAAACTGCTGTTGGTCTTTTTGAAAAAGGCGCAGAAGTTATTGCAATTGATAAGAATGATGAATTAGTTGATAAGATTAAAGACCGTACAACTCACGCTGTTTCACTTGATGTAACAGACGAAAGATCTCTACGTTCAGTAAATATTTCCGATGTTGATACAGCGGTAGTTGCCATTGGGGATAATATTCAAATGTCAATTATGGCCGTAACAATGCTTCGTAAACTGGGTGTTGGTCGAGTTATTGCTCGTGCCACTTCAAAACTACATGAGCACGTTTTGCATGAAATTGGGGCCTCTGAAATTATTAAGGTTGAAGAGGAGATGGGGGAGATTGTCGCTTCAAAAATCATCGCACCTCACGTTCTTCAACGTTATAACTTTGCTGCTGGTTATTCTATTGTCGAACTTAAGTTAGGAAAGAAATTTGAAGGAAAGACACTTGTTGAAAGTAAGATTCGTCAGAATTACTCACTCAATATTGTCGCTCTTCAAAAGAAAGTTCCATATATCACTGAAGACGGTAAGTCTGCTTATCGTATGGAGATTAACGATTGTCCGATGCCGATGGATATTATCGAGTCAGATGACATCGTTGTTCTGGTAGGTAGTGAGAAGAATTTTAATAAGCTTTTTGCGGATTTAGAAGACGCATAA